A genomic stretch from Microtus pennsylvanicus isolate mMicPen1 chromosome 11, mMicPen1.hap1, whole genome shotgun sequence includes:
- the Krt9 gene encoding keratin, type I cytoskeletal 9, giving the protein MSCRQISSSFWSRNSSSGGGCGGGGSKGGSGGSMRSSFSRSSRAGGGGGRFSSSSGFGGGGLSAYGSGGGGSFGSSYGGGSGGGFSAGSSCSMFGIGSKGFGGGFGGGSGGGFGGGSGGGFSGGSGGGFGGSFGGGSGSGFGGGFGGGSGGGFGGGFGGGSGGGEGGILNTNEKVVMQNLNSRLASYMDKVQELEEANTSLEKQIQEWYSKKGSRIFQKDYSHFYDTIEDLKDRIVDLTTRNNRALLDMDNTRMTMDDFRVKFEMEQTLRQGVEADINGLQKVLDSLKMEKSDLEIQIDTLDDELKAVKKNHREEMNQLTGQNDGDVSVEINVAPSTDLTQVLNDMREEYEQLISKNRQDIEQHYESKMTQIEQEVTNSGQEMESNMKEVSQLRHSIQELEIELQTQLSTKSALENALEDTKNRYCGQLQQIQEQISQVEAQLSEVRAETECQNQEYGILLGIKTRLEREIETYRNLLEGGQQDFESSGAGQIGFGHGKGGQRGSGGSYGGGSGGSYGGGSGGSHGGGSGGSHGGGSGGSYGGGSGGSHGGKSGGSHGGGSGGSYGGGSGGSYGGGSGGSHGGKSGGSHGGGSGGSYGGGSGGSHGGKSGGSHGGGSSSGGGSGGGHGGGDRRPSQSQSSSKPADCDEDSPGFGKKKDKYRPHDGQCFDNVTDSEAIWEMGLWGCPWILVLVGVVD; this is encoded by the exons ATGAGTTGCAGACAGATCTCCTCATCGTTCTGGAGTCGCAACAGCAGCAgcggtggcggctgtggcggtGGAGGAAGCAAAGGGGGCAGTGGAGGCAGCATGCGGTCTTCGTTCAGTCGCTCCTCCAGGGCTGGTGGAGGAGGGGGCCGCTTTAGCTCTTCCAGTGGCTTTGGTGGAGGTGGCCTTTCGGCCTATGGCAGTGGAGGTGGTGGCAGTTTTGGCTCCAGCTATGGTGGAGGATCTGGAGGGGGCTTTAGTGCAGGGAGTTCCTGCAGTATGTTTGGGATAGGTTCTAAGGGCTTTGGTGGTGGCTTTGGTGGTGGTTCTGGAGGTGGCTTCGGTGGTGGTTCTGGAGGTGGCTTCAGTGGTGGTTCTGGAGGTGGCTTTGGTGGTAGCTTTGGTGGTGGCTCTGGAAGTGGCTTTGGTGGTGGCTTTGGTGGTGGCTCTGGAGGTGGTTTTGGTGGTGGCTTTGGTGGTGGCTCTGGAGGTGGTGAAGGTGGTATTCTGAATACCAATGAGAAGGTCGTCATGCAGAACCTCAATTCCCGTCTGGCCTCCTACATGGATAAAGTACAGGAACTGGAGGAGGCCAACACCTCCCTGGAGAAACAGATCCAGGAATGGTATTCAAAGAAGGGGTCCAGAATCTTCCAGAAGGACTACTCTCATTTCTACGACACTATCGAAGACCTGAAGGACAGG ATTGTGGATCTCACAACGAGGAACAACAGAGCACTCCTGGACATGGACAACACTCGCATGACCATGGATGACTTCAGAGTTAA GTTTGAGATGGAGCAGACCCTGCGGCAAGGGGTGGAGGCTGATATTAATGGCCtgcagaaggtcttggatagtcTGAAGATGGAGAAGTCTGACCTGGAGATACAGATTGATACTCTGGACGATGAGCTGAAGGCCGTTAAGAAGAACCACCGGGAG GAGATGAATCAGCTGACGGGTCAGAATGATGGCGACGTTAGTGTGGAGATAAATGTTGCCCCTAGCACGGATCTCACCCAGGTCCTCAATGATATGCGTGAGGAGTATGAGCAGCTCATTTCCAAGAACCGCCAGGACATCGAGCAACACTATGAGTCCAAG ATGACCCAGATCGAACAAGAAGTGACAAACAGTGGCCAGGAGATGGAGAGCAACATGAAGGAAGTGTCTCAGCTCCGGCACAGCATCCAGGAGTTGGAGATCGAGCTGCAGACTCAGCTTAGCACG AAATCAGCCTTGGAGAATGCTTTGGAAGACACAAAGAACCGTTACTGTGGCCAGCTCCAGCAGATCCAGGAACAGATCAGCCAGGTGGAGGCCCAGCTCTCTGAGGTCCGGGCAGAAACGGAGTGTCAGAACCAGGAATACGGCATTCTGCTAGGCATCAAGACAAGGCTGGAAAGAGAGATTGAGACTTACCGCAACCTTCTTGAAGGCGGCCAGCAAGACTT TGAATCTTCTGGAGCTGGACAAATTGGCTTTGGACATGGCAAAGGAGGACAAAGAGGAAGTGGGGGCAGCTatgggggaggaagtgggggtagctatggaggaggaagtgggggaagccatggtggaggaagtggaggcagtcatggaggaggaagtgggggcagctatggaggaggaagtgggggaagcCATGGTGGAAAAAGTGGAGGCAGtcatggaggaggaagtgggggcagctatggaggaggaagtgggggcaGCTATGGAGGAGGAAGCGGAGGCAGCCATGGTGGAAAAAGTGGAGGCAGtcatggaggaggaagtgggggcaGCTATGGAGGAGGAAGCGGGGGCAGCCATGGTGGAAAAAGTGGAGGCAGCCATGGAGGAGGAAGCAGTTCTGGGGGAGGCAGTGGAGGCGGCCACGGTGGAGGAGACAGAAGGCCCTCTCAGTCCCAGAGCTCCTCCAAACCTGCCGACTGTGACGAAGATTCACCAG